TTCCTCATTAGTGCCGAGAATACTAAAATCCCTGAAAAACCAATAACAACTCCCTCACCAAACCAGACTACATTAGAAACTGAAAAAAAACTGAAAATAGCTTTTCTAACGGATGGCTTATTTAGTGATGCGGGGTGGGGGGCGTTCGGATACAATGCAGCACAGGCAATACAGGGAAAATATTCCTATATCGTTGATCTTAAAGAAAACGTGCCTATTCCAAAGATAGAAGAAATATTAAGAGATCATGCCAAGGCAGGTTATGATTTGATAATATCGCATGGTTTTGAATGGGGCGAGCCAGCAGTTATCGTAGGTAAAGATTATCCTGAAGTAAAGTTTGTAATTTTTACAGGACTTGTTAACTCTAGTAATGTTGCTTCAATCTATCCGATGCAACAAGAAGGAACATATGTATTAGGAGCACTTGCAGCAACTATGTCAAAAACAGGCATAATTGGTTTTGTGGGTGGAGAAAGATATCCTAACCTGGTTAATATTTATGAAGGATATAGACAAGGCGCACAGGATGTCAAGCCTACCGTAAAGATACTCGTCACTTATTTAGATGATTGGGATAATTCCACCAAAGGAAAAAAAGCAGCCATTTCTCAAATAGACCAGGGGGCAGACATTCTATTACATGTGGCTGACACTTCTGGTCACGGTGTTATTGAAGCTGCACAAGAAAGAGGAATATACGCCTTTGGTGCAATCTCTGACCAGAATAAGTTAGCTCCTGACACTGTACTTACATCCTTTGTATTAGATGTCGATAAAGCCTTTGATCAAGTTATTAAATTAGTCAAAACCGGTCATTTCAGTGGACAAATTTTTAAGCCAGGGCTAGAGTCAGAAAAGGGCGCCTTAGGGGATGGAATCGTGTATATAGCACCGTTCCATAACCTAGAATATACGGTTCCGGATAACGTTAAGTTATGGCTTGAACAGTTAAAAGAAGATATTATCAACGACAAAATCAAAGTACCTGAAAGATATCCCAAGAACATTGAAAACTATACTGCTAATAACACAGGTTAATATCTTGACGAAGATCTATTTTTTAATCCTTCTAGCAATATTGAATCAGTGAAACAAAATTGGGAAAGCCTTTTCTGTTTGTCAGAAAAAAAGAAATAATCATTGTTTCCATAATCCTGTTAATTGCTGGATCTTATTCCTTATTATTATTTCAACAAAGTATTGCAGAACAGAATATCAGAGATAGTCTTTTTCTATCTCATAGGAATAATCAGATAGAGATCACAAAGGGTGTTTCAGAACATTCTAGTTCCGATCTTCGATTGATAGGATCTATTCTTCAAGGCTTATCAGATTCTAATTATTTACAACAGGGAGAATTGTATGGCGATAGAGTTGGAAACCTAATAGAAGAACGATTTAATCAAATTAACAACATTAGTAAAGTCGATGGGCTTTTTATTGCTGATAAAAATAACATAATAACGTATAATAAAGTAGCAGAAGGACAAAGAAGCTTTGTCAACATAAATATTTCACTTAGAGACTACGTGAATGAAACAAGGAGTACTTTAAACCCTGTATTTTCAAATGGTTTTAAAGGAATAGATGGCACATTTAAAATAGCATTAACTTATCCATTAATAAATAAAGACACTGAAGAATACCTCGGCATGGTCGGAGTGGAAATACCATCTGTTGATTTCTTTGCACGATATGGAAATGTATATAATATCGATTCGCAATTTTTGGTAGCCTATGACAAAAATTCAAATTATATATCCACTCCTAGAACAAACTTTCTAGGGAAGAGCATATTTAGTGATGAAGTTCAACGCTTTTTCAATTTCAACGATATCCAAAACAAATATTATCAAAATGTTTTTTATGATCGACTATTTGGCGGTTATGCCATATATGATTTTGGAACTGGAGAAAGATTAAATACGGGATATCCTGTTTCTGTGGATAAAAAATCCATATATTTTGTTTTCATAATTACACCTACAGCATCGGTTTACTCTGATATTAATGAGACTCTATTTGCAGAAAGATCAAAGTTTTTTTTATTGATTGCGGGAATTACTGCTGCAATTGTAATTTTGGTTCTATTTTTAGTAAAGCTGAATAGTATTTTGAATGAGCGAATCAAGAGAAGAACAAAAGATTTAGAAGAATCAAACAAACTACTCAAAATAGCTAATGAGCAGCTTAATGTTCATGACAATATGCAGAAGGAATTTATCAATATAGCTGCCCATGAACTGAGGACACCTACGCAGGCTATATCTGGAAATTTGGAATTGATAAAAATGACTTATGTTCCTTCACTTTTCCAAGCTTCGTCCACTGGGCAAAAAAATAATAATATTGACAAAGATTTTGAGAAATTATTCAAAGATAAGAACAGATTAAATGATTTTGCATTAGGACTTATCTCCACATATAGAAATGCACAAAGGCTTGAGAAACTTGTAAATAATATATTAGACATATCACGAATTGAAAGTAATCGACTAGAGTTACATAAAGAATCCTTTAATTTAAACGAAAAAATACAGAATGTGATTAAAGACGTCCATACTAAAACGAACCTTAGTTCACATCATGCTAACTCCTCTACTCCCGTTGACATCGTTTTTGAACCACAAGAAGATCCTATTACTGTATTTGCGGATAAAATAAGGATTTTTGAAGTTCTTTCAAACTTGATAAATAATGCAATCAAATTTTCAAATGGTAAACCCATCACTATTTCAGCTAAAACGTTTCAAAAAAATGAAATTGGTTCGATTAAAAGTAACCTTAATAGTAAACTAGTTGATATCGAAAATAGAAGAGAAAATAAAGATAAAAGGATGATGGTAGTAGTAGTATCAATTAGGGATTTGGGAAAAGGCATTGACTCAGATATTCTACCCAGGTTGTTTACGAAGTTTGCTACAAAATCAGATCGGGGTACGGGATTAGGCCTGTATATAGCAAAAAGCATTATTGAAGCTCACGGTGGGAATATATGGGCTCAAAATAATTACGACGGTGATGATGGGGCAACTTTTTCATTTAGTTTGCCCATAGGTCATGGATTCAATAATTAATAATCGATGAGGAATAGCATGCTAGAAAACTATTCAGGATATTTTTATATTTAAATGCTATTAGAGAACTATCAAGGATTCTTAGTAGTACTCAACCATCTCTAAGAATGTGAGATAAATTGCAAACAGAAATTATTTTATTTTCAAGAGTCCTAATAGTCCTAATAGGTATAGATTCGTGGACTCATAACTTCTTATGAAGATTCGGTATCAGAAGGATTAGACACATCAAGTTAGGCTAGGAAGAAAACACTTACAGAATTTGGACTCGTAATATATCTATTACTAAACCCCCGGAGCGCATGATATCTCTTATTGAATCTAAAATTGAAGAGATAATGGGGATGGTGATTCCTACTGTCCGTTTCCCAAAACTCAGAAAATAAGGTTTGATGCTATTTGTATATGGCTAGCCGGCCCAGAGTTGGGGAGTAAAGATCATAAAAAATTTATCTTTTTCAAAATTTTATCTATTTTTTTCAAATTTCATAAAACTGATTACAAGTTTTATATGTTTAAAATCGCTTTATGTATTTGTTCATAAAATAATCCTTATATATCACCGTTCTGTTATGAGGATTTAGGTTACTAAAATTAAAAACCAGATGAAATAGTTGGACACGACAATACTGTTTGGTGTTCTCATAGTAGGTACTATAGGTCTAGCAACCATTTTTGGTACATACCTTGCTAGAATGATAATCTTCGAAATGAGACCATTGGAAAAGACTCTGGCAAGGGTAGAAAGCGGATTTTACAGAGTAATTGGAATTAATGCTACTAAACAAATGAGTTGGAAAGAGTATTTTCTTGCTTTATTTCTAACAAACATGGCAGTAGTTGCATTTATTATACTCATTTTGACATTTCAGAACCATTTACCATTATCCGAAGGTAAAGAGGGATTTTCATTTGACCTGGCGTTTAATACCGCAATCTCTTTTATCACAGATACAAATTTACAGCATTATGTTGGAGACCAGCAACTTTCCATAATTTCTCAGATGGTCGCGATAACATTTACTATGTTTATAGCCCCTGCATCAGGAATTGCAGCCGCATTTGCTTTCATTCGCTCATTTATAAGAAAAAATTACGGACTGGGAAATTTTTATGTAGATTTAACAAGAATAATTATAACATTATTGCTTCCAGTTGCGATCGTATCCGCGCTTGTTTTGATGGTTATTGGAGTTCCACAGACCCTTCAACCTTCTATAGAGACAAGCACACTAGAAGGGGTTGTGAATAGTAATTCATCAAATGCTCAAACAATCAATATGGGACCAATTGCATCTATTGAATCAATAAAACTATTGGGCAGTAATGGTGGAGGATTCTTTGGATCTAACTCTGGACACCCGTTTGAAAATCCCACAGGGGTATCAAATATGTATGAAATGTTCCTGATGCTTATCATCCCGCTTTCTTTTCCTATAGCGTATGCTCGATTAATGGGTAAGGGAAGAGGAATAGCAATTCTTGTAGCTATGCTGATCGGTTTTGGAACCCTAATTGTTATAGCAACTAGCGTGGAAAGCGGACCATTGTTATTAGAAACCCGATTTGGAAGTTTTGGAAGTATTTTATTTGATACTATATCTTTAAGCACAAACACCGGAGCAGCAAATTCTGCTTTAGCGGGAATGTCACCTGAAGCCACGACTTCATTTTTCCTAGCTATGTTTGTACAGGCAATTCCAGGAGCAGTAGGAACAGGAATGATGATGATTATTATTTTCGTGCTTCTGACATTATTTCTAGTTGGACTAATGGTGGGAAAAACGCCCGAGTTTATGAGCATGAAAATAAGTCCCAAAGACATCAAATTCGCTGTCTATATTTTTCTATTGCATCCTGCGTTAATACTGATACCGACAGTTATAGCCATGGGTACGGGAAATGCTCAAGCAATAGTAGGGGACCAAATGACTCCCATGGGATATACACAAACATTGTATGAATATACATCAGCAGCAGCTAACAACGGGTCGGATTACTTTGGTGCGTCAGCAGATACTCCATTTTGGAACTACTCTACTGGTATTGTAATGTTTCTTGGAAGATACTTACCATTGGCATTAATACTGGCGATAGCCGGGTCATTTACGGTGAAAGATAGAAAAGAAGTAATAGAACCAATCAAAACTCATGGTCCATTGTTCATAACTGTGCTAGTTACTGTTACGTTCTTACTTACTGCATTAACATTCTTTCCGTTCTTGTTATTAGGGCCATTTTCCATTTAGGAGATTAAGGAGGTAAAATAACAAGAAATGAATATATCAAAATCAAAAAACAAAGAACGTAAAAACAATAATGGTAAAAACAATAACCATACAAGCAGTATAGTATCAGCCATTAATACTAAAGTAATACTGGATTCAATTAAAAAGCTGGACCCAAGGTACCTTGCAAAAAACAACCCTGTTATGTTCACTGTAGAATTGGGGTTTTTAGTTGTTCTTTTTGTGGCAATGTTCCCAAATATCTCTGAAGCATTTGTTTCCCAAAGCCAGGTATTCTATATAGGAGCAGCAATTATTCTTATTCTCACTGTATGGTTTGCTACATTTTCAGAATCCCTTTCAGAAGCTCAGGCTAGGGCTCGCGTAGATTCGTTAAAGAAGCTGGAAAAGGAAGTGACTGCAAGAAAGTTAGAACATGGAAAAGAAGTAGTCATAAAATCATCTCATCTTAAACCAGGTGATGAAGTAAAAGTATATGCTGGCGAACTAATTCCCAGGGATGGATTGGTGATAAGAGGAAAAACATTCATCGATGAATCCATGATGACGGGTGAATCAAACCCTGTTTTTAAGGAAAAAGATGACCACGTAATCGGTGGAACCATAGTTACCAGTGATAGCCTCATAGTAGAAATAACTGCAGAAGCTGGAAAAAGCTATTTAGACGAAATGGTCGGCTTGATTGAAAATGCAACAAGACCTAAAACACAAAATGAAATAGCCTTGACCATTCTCTTGGCTGGTTTATCTATTATTTTTATTACCGTAATTGGAACTTTGTTGTTTTCTGCCTACTATTTAGGGTATAACATCGACATAGCTACTCTAGTAGCCCTATTAGTTGCACTTATGCCTACTACGATCGGAGGATTACTTCCAGCGATTGGTGTGGCAGGTATTACTAGGTTGGGTAAATATAAAATAATAGCAAAATCGGGCAAAGGAATTGAGGCAGCCGGAGATTGCGATATTCTCATCTTAGATAAAACAGGAACAATAACAGAAGGAAGCAGAAGTGCTATTGAATTTATTCCAATGGAAAAATATACAGAAGAAGATGTGGGCCAAGTAGCATATGCTGCTTCAATTCAAGATAATACTCATGAAGGAAAATCCATTGTAGACCTATCTGAGGAGAGAAAATACCTTCCACCAATGTTAGAAAAAATGATCTCTGCCAGATCCATCGAATTTACTGCAGAAACTAGAGTAAGTGGTATAGAATTCATTCCAAATAAAATTGCTAAACTGGATAAAAACGATGAAGAAGAGCTACGAAATCTTGCAAAAACAGTTACAAGTCAACAAGAAGCAGAGTCGTCAACACTAGAGAATCTAGAAGATGTTATCGACAGGTCCAGTCATGGTAAAATACATGATATGTTACTAGACATGGAGAAAAACTCTTATGCAAATCCCGTAAGAATCTTAAAAGGTTCGGTGGACGTAATTATTGAATTAGCAAAGTCAAATCCTAGTGTAAATGCTGCCGAACTAAAATGGAAAGCTCAAGAAGTATCTAAAAAAGGAGAAACCCCATTAGCAATAGCGATTAACGACGAAGTAATAGGATTAGTGGTCTTAAAGGACAATCTCAAGGAAAATATTCGCCAAAAACTCGACGAAGTCCACGCTGCAGGAATTACTACAATCATGATTACAGGAGATAATCAAATAACAGCTCAAGTCATAGCTCAAGAAGCAAATGTTAATCAGGTAATGGCAGAAGCCAAACCAACTGACAAGCTTCAGAGAGTATTAGAAGAACAGCAAAAAGGCCATATTATAGGAATGGTTGGCGATGGAACAAATGATGCACCTGCACTTGCAAAAGCCGATATCGGGTTAGCGATGAACAGTGGAACGGCTGCTGCAAAAGAAGCAGCAAACATGGTAGACCTTGATTCTGACCCTTCTAAAATACTCAAAGTAGTAAAACTAGGAAAACAGCTTTTGATGACTAGGGGTGCGATTACTACTTTTAGTATTGCAAATGATGCTGCAAAGTATTTCGCCATTCTTCCTTCAATGTTTGCAGAGGATAATCCTAAGCTAGCAGCGTTAAATTTAATGCAACTACATAGCCCAGATACAGCAATTCTCTCTACACTAATTTTTAACGCTATAACAATTCCCGCACTTATTCCTCTTTCCTTAAGAGGAATAAAGTTCAAAGCTGAGCAAACACAACAGTTGTTTGTTAGAAATATCCTGATTTATGGATTAGGGGGCGCAGCATTACCGTTTATAGGAATAAAGGCAATAGACATGTTACTTTCGACATTGATGAGGTAAAGGGGTGAATAAACAAATGGAAAAGAAAAACTATGAAAAAGAAAACGATTTTAGCAGTACTAACGAAAAGCTAACAGCAGGGCTAGTACTATATAACCTGAAAACTGCAATTAGAGTTTTGGTTGTCATGGTGATAGTACTTGGAATCGCCTATCCAGTCATTCTGACCCAAGTTGGACAGCTGACATTGCCTTTCCAATCCGGCGGCAGTATTGTGGAATTTAACGGAGAGAAAATAGGTTCAAAATTGATCGCTCAGGAATTTGACTCCGCCAAGTTCTTTCACCCAAGGCCATCAAGTGATTCCGCTTCAACAGTAGATCCTCATATCACGCCCGAAGGAGCATATGCTCAGATCAAAAACGTAAGTGAAGCTACGGGTATACATCAAAATACTCTGAGAACTTTGCTGAACCTAAACATCGAACAAAATAAGCTAACCAATGCAGTTTTCTTTGCTCCACAGTATGTAAATGTATTAGAAGTAAACATAGAGTTAGTAAATCAGTATCCCGAAGTCTACAATATGTCTAGAGTTTCTAACTCTAATTGAATAAAATGAAAATAGGATGCGGAGAAGAGGTGATTTGTGAATGGATGAAATAGTAATTGGTGCATTTGTTTCATTTCTAATAATATCGGTTATCTCTTTAGGATACTCGTTGATAAAAGCAGAAAAATAATATCATACAGAACCGCATTAATATGAGGAATTATGACAGCAGGTAGATGAATAATTTAACCATACATGTAATTCGTAAACAGATTATTGATTGCTAAACTTCTACTTTTGTACCAATATATTTAAAATAAAAAAATAGATTATTGGACCTTAATGTTTGTATCTTGGTATACCAAGAAGTTAAACAATAAAGGTTGTTCTTTGTTTGCTACTGGCCATGTGGTTGATTGAGCACCTTCTGGTTCTTCTATATCATCCATTGTTGCATCTCGTAGTTCTGGTATGGTTACTGCGTAGTCAATTGGTGGAGAATTATCCAGTGATTGGTCAGTTGCAAGTGGGGTAAATGACTGAGCTTCTTCTGCAGTGAGTGAACCAACACCTGGTAATTCAGTATCATCCGGGATGTTTACTGCAAATAGAAATACAAAGTTAGGTGACTGGGCTTCATCTCTTAAATCTTGGTAAAATGTTTGTTCATTCATTACGTGACCAACCATTACATGAGTAAATACATCTTCAGCTACTACGGTGTTATTTCCATTTGTAATATCAGCAACTTGAGCATGGCCATATAGGAACGCCAAGTTAGAAAGCTGAGGAACATCGGATCTATCTATGTTTGAGGCTCCATGTTGTATTTGGTCAAAACCTACATTATTTGTTAGTGCTGCAAATTGAGGTTGTTCTGTTGGTAGGGATGCAGTAGGGCTATTCCAGTTTACATCAGTTAATGTTATTTTGTATTCGTTGCCTGCGATTTGGTGTGGTCCATATGTTACTGGAGCCGTATACGTTGCCTCATAGCTTGTCATATTGTTTGTGTTTCCTTTTTCAAATGTACCTGTAAACTCAGCATTATCTCCAGCGGAAACTCCGCAGGTCAATGCATCAGCACAGTTAAAGTTGTCAAACGGAAATAGGCCACCAGGACCAAATACGTTGGATAATCCTGCTGCAGGCTCAAAAAGTGCGTTAGATGCTTCGACATTAATTAGAGTATCATTATCGTTTGGTTGAGGTAATGTACTTGTTTCTGCAGCATTGTCGTCGTCATTATCTTCAGATTGACCAAAGGCCAAATAACCATTACTATTTCCATTAACGTATAACATGTTTGAAGACATGAATACTACGGGTGCTATAACTAGAACAATCCCAATAAATAAAATTTTTGATACTTGTCTAAATTGTCTTTGTAAATGCTTACCATTACTACCGTTCTCAGGTATACTGGTATTGTCTATATGTTTACTACTACTGTTAGAGTATTTTTCTGACATTACAGAATGGTATTAAAAAAATTATTTAAGAGAATTCCCAAATTATACCAAAATTACACCAGATTCTATTAAAAATCTAACAATATTCTACAGAAAAAGGTTAGACAGAAGCCAAATATTAAATCTATGCTAATATACTTTTATCTTACATTATGAATAATAGTGTGTCTGGCGGTTGAATTCGATTGATTCTGATTCTAATAATAAGAAAAAAGATAAAGATGATCGTAATGATGAGGGTAGAATCGACGGATCAAAATTCAACAATGCTGAGGAAGACGAGAATAAAAAGATCTCTATGAGCACAGATAAATCTGTTGATCCTCGATTTAAGAGACTGCTATGGTATTTGATAGCCAGTACTAGGGGTGGTGTGAATAGAGCTAAAATAATAAATTTCTTATCTGAAAGTCCCTCTAACGCTAACCAATTGTCTAATCAATTAAAACTTGATTATAAAACGATAGTTCATCATTTAGATGTATTAAAAATAAACGGATTAATAATCACAGAAAATGAAGAATCCTATGGGGCAACATATTTCATTTCACCAATAATTGAAAAAAACTATTCGGCATTTAAAGAGATTATGGCCACAATTGGGAAAAAGTAAATTAATCAATACTGTACTAGTAGGTTCAATAGACATATGGATTTCATGATTGCAGCAGCAATTGCGGCTCTCCTTAACATAGGATTACTCGGGACTATTATCATAATTTATGTCCAGAATATAAGACTGATAAAATCATATTTTACGTATGGTTTGATAACTATTGCATCTGCATTTATGGTCCAAAATATTGTGATAGTTATCTTTTGGTTTAATCTTTATACGGCGGGACCTGCAATAAAAGCGGTCGTTGATGCAGCAGCTCCATACTTATTCATTATCAATCTAGCCCAAACGGTTGGGTTGGCGGTAATGGTGTGGATAAATACTAAATAAAGAAATCTTTAGAATGTAAAATGTCGTAATTTGTTATCACAATGATAAATTGAAAATATATCCTACATGTCTTTACAATACCAATTCTTTTAACTTCCTTTGATATCTTAATCATTCTAATTTCACATTTTTTCCGTACTCATTCGAACAGAACGAAATAAAGACTAGACTCAAATCCTCATTAAGAATTGGATCGAATTTGGGTATTCGCTTATATACTAGATGTGGCAACCTTACGATGCATGAATAATTTGAGTTTATTTGTAGTTTTGGGTATCGTAGCAGTAACAGCATCAATATTTGGTACACTGGTAACATCAGTCTTAGCTATGAGTCACGAGAAGATGTCAATGGGAATGGACAACATGTCAATGGGAATGGACAACATGTCAATGGGAATGGACAACATGTCAATGCCAATGGACAACATGGGTAACATGTCAATGTCAATGGACAATTCTACTGGTATGACCATGATGGACAATGCAACAATGGCAGCAAAGTAAAATTATTATGAACCAATAATAATTGTTATTTTTTCAAGCTAAATTATAGGATTATATTATTTATTGCCTATTACTCCTAGGACCACATATTTTTCATTATGTTCAAACAATCTACAATTGGAGTAAAGATTTGGTTGTTTGTTCAAACGGTAACATAATTTCAGATCCTGAAATCAAAGACTTCAAAACAAGGGGGGTCAAAATCATGGAACAGAGAATTAAAAACCTTGTCGGACAAAATGGACTGATGGAACAGATATTCTTTGAAAACGGGGAGACTATATCAAGAAAGGCTGGGTTTGTTTTACTACAATATCTCCAGTCTTCCGATTTTGGTAAACAATTGGGTTGTGAAAATGATTCTATGGGTGGTATTGCCACTGACACTTTTGGTAGAACGAATATTCATGGAGCATATGCAGCAGGAGACGCATCGAAAATATTTCCATATGGGATAATTTATGCGGCAGCCGAAGGAAGTCTGGCGGCTGTAGGAGTAAATACGGATTTGACCCAGCAAGATTTCTAACATAAATAAATATTGCAGGATGGTTATCCTTCTTACACAATTCAAGAATACAAATGTTTATTTTTTTGAAACTATTTGTTTAAATATTATCTTTAACTCTGTTCATTCATTTGTTATGTTTATTGCTTTTCTCGTCCAGCTTAGAATTTAATCCCATCATTCTTTAATTCATACGACAATTTTTAATCTATCAATTTACACCGTAATGACGAATTAACAAACATCAATTTTTTATATTGGCGTTAAATATCTTTAGTATATGCTTAGTTTAAAGTGCAGCGATGCAGGATTTGATTGCAAACAAACCATGAAAGGTAACTCCAGAGAAGAAGTTATCAATCAAGCAAGAGAACATGGAAAACGCGATCATAATTTAAAAGATAGTGATTTTTCACCAGAATTGGTCAACAAAATCGAAAGTCTTATCGTTGAGTCAAAAGAATAATTAAACAGTTATTTTTATTTTTTAAAAGGATATTGTTATCATGGTATAATAGAATTGATCAAGATTAGTGATATTAAAAAAATGAATTTTGTTTATTTTATAATCTCCTTTAAAATATCAGCTATATAGCACCTTGTTTATGATACTTGCAGCTTGAGATATGGCTTCCTCTGCAGCAGGCGTATTGGCAAGTGCGTTTAGCATCATAAAGTCATGGATTGTTCCGAGATATCTAACTGAGGCGACAGGCACTCCTGCTTCCATAAGCTTGTGAGCATAGGCTTCTCCCTCATCTCGTAATACATCATTTTCATCTGTGATGACTAGCGTAGGTGGTAAACCCTGTAATTGTTCGAGGGATGCTTGCAATGGAGACACCAGTGGATCTTTTATATTTGTTGTTTGATTGTCCAAGTAGTTAGTCCAGAACCATATCATGGCATCACGACTAAGGTGGTAGCCACTTTTGTATTCTAAATAGGATGGAGTATTGAAATTCACATCAGTAACTGGATAGAATAATGCCTGAAATGATATGTTAGGACCATCGTCTCTTTCCTTTGCAAGCATTGTTACTGCAGTAGCCATGTTACCACCAGCGCTATCTCCTGCAACGGCTAATCTTGAGGAATTGACATTGATGGATTGACCATTTTCGGCAACCCATTTTGTAGCTGCATATGCTTCTTCTAGAGCTTGAGGAAATTTGGCTTCAGGTGACAGAGTATAGTTAACATATACTACTGAAACATTGGCAGCGTTTGCAAGCTCTTTTATCAGTCTTTCATGAGTATCAAAACCTCCTAATACCCATCCACCGCCATGGAAATACATGACAACTGGTAAAACTTGATTTTCACTAACTCCTGCAGGACGAACTATTTGAATCGTTATAGTTTGATTATCTGGACCACCTGGAATCGTTTGGTTTTGCACTTGAGCTTCCGGCATAATAACAGGGTATGAAGATTGAAGTCCTGATAATGCTGCTCTAGCTTCGTTTGGTGGTAAAGTGTTTATTGGTGGATTATTTTTTGCCTTCATGTCAAGCAAAAATGTTTTTGTATTTTGTTCCAATCCGGTATAATTTGTATTGGTAGTTGCAGTTGAGTTAGTTGTTGTATTGGATGAATTAATACTACCGTATGCTAGTTGAGCAAGAGTGTCTGATGGAGCCAGTGAAGTAGAGTAGGAGAAGAAAGGCGTAGTTGCGACCAGGTTTCCTAACATCAGAACAGACATAGTAAAGATTGTAGTGTATAAAATATTCAGCGTAATTATTTTTCTATAATTTTTTTGGATCAATAGTTAAATTATAGTAACATACCTTAAATACATCATTTGAATTCTACAACAAGAAACAATCAATTTTGCATTTTCTATTTATGAATATCTTACGATGGAAAGCTTATGCTGGAATGGGTATAATATAAATGAAATATTTATTCAGATAATTATGAAATTACTTTAATAATTATTTGTTATTTGTAAAAAAAAGAAAGGTTAGTTGCCTTGTGCACTTGCATTGTTACCGTCGTTGTCTTGTTCTTGGAAGCTAAAGTTGTTTCCAGAATCAGTTGTATCACCGCCTGAGACTACTTGACTGTCTTGTTCTGAGTCTTGTTCTTGACTTATTGATTGGTTTGAATCGTTGCCATCATCGTTGTCTCTACCATTGCTACTGCCATTATCGTTGCCATCATCGTTGTCTCTACCATTGCTACTGCCATTATCATTGTCATCATCATCATCGTCGTTGCCATTACCATTGCTACTTTGTGCTGCTGCATTATCTCCGTCGTTGTCTTGTTCTTGGAAGCTAAAGTTGTTTCCAGAATCGTCTGTATCACCGCCTGAGACTACTTGACTGTCTTGTT
The Candidatus Nitrosocosmicus arcticus DNA segment above includes these coding regions:
- a CDS encoding HAD-IC family P-type ATPase, encoding MNISKSKNKERKNNNGKNNNHTSSIVSAINTKVILDSIKKLDPRYLAKNNPVMFTVELGFLVVLFVAMFPNISEAFVSQSQVFYIGAAIILILTVWFATFSESLSEAQARARVDSLKKLEKEVTARKLEHGKEVVIKSSHLKPGDEVKVYAGELIPRDGLVIRGKTFIDESMMTGESNPVFKEKDDHVIGGTIVTSDSLIVEITAEAGKSYLDEMVGLIENATRPKTQNEIALTILLAGLSIIFITVIGTLLFSAYYLGYNIDIATLVALLVALMPTTIGGLLPAIGVAGITRLGKYKIIAKSGKGIEAAGDCDILILDKTGTITEGSRSAIEFIPMEKYTEEDVGQVAYAASIQDNTHEGKSIVDLSEERKYLPPMLEKMISARSIEFTAETRVSGIEFIPNKIAKLDKNDEEELRNLAKTVTSQQEAESSTLENLEDVIDRSSHGKIHDMLLDMEKNSYANPVRILKGSVDVIIELAKSNPSVNAAELKWKAQEVSKKGETPLAIAINDEVIGLVVLKDNLKENIRQKLDEVHAAGITTIMITGDNQITAQVIAQEANVNQVMAEAKPTDKLQRVLEEQQKGHIIGMVGDGTNDAPALAKADIGLAMNSGTAAAKEAANMVDLDSDPSKILKVVKLGKQLLMTRGAITTFSIANDAAKYFAILPSMFAEDNPKLAALNLMQLHSPDTAILSTLIFNAITIPALIPLSLRGIKFKAEQTQQLFVRNILIYGLGGAALPFIGIKAIDMLLSTLMR
- a CDS encoding potassium-transporting ATPase subunit C, yielding MEKKNYEKENDFSSTNEKLTAGLVLYNLKTAIRVLVVMVIVLGIAYPVILTQVGQLTLPFQSGGSIVEFNGEKIGSKLIAQEFDSAKFFHPRPSSDSASTVDPHITPEGAYAQIKNVSEATGIHQNTLRTLLNLNIEQNKLTNAVFFAPQYVNVLEVNIELVNQYPEVYNMSRVSNSN
- a CDS encoding ArsR/SmtB family transcription factor; the protein is MNSIDSDSNNKKKDKDDRNDEGRIDGSKFNNAEEDENKKISMSTDKSVDPRFKRLLWYLIASTRGGVNRAKIINFLSESPSNANQLSNQLKLDYKTIVHHLDVLKINGLIITENEESYGATYFISPIIEKNYSAFKEIMATIGKK
- a CDS encoding FAD-dependent oxidoreductase, which encodes MVVCSNGNIISDPEIKDFKTRGVKIMEQRIKNLVGQNGLMEQIFFENGETISRKAGFVLLQYLQSSDFGKQLGCENDSMGGIATDTFGRTNIHGAYAAGDASKIFPYGIIYAAAEGSLAAVGVNTDLTQQDF
- a CDS encoding DUF1059 domain-containing protein — its product is MLSLKCSDAGFDCKQTMKGNSREEVINQAREHGKRDHNLKDSDFSPELVNKIESLIVESKE
- a CDS encoding alpha/beta hydrolase; its protein translation is MNSSNTTTNSTATTNTNYTGLEQNTKTFLLDMKAKNNPPINTLPPNEARAALSGLQSSYPVIMPEAQVQNQTIPGGPDNQTITIQIVRPAGVSENQVLPVVMYFHGGGWVLGGFDTHERLIKELANAANVSVVYVNYTLSPEAKFPQALEEAYAATKWVAENGQSINVNSSRLAVAGDSAGGNMATAVTMLAKERDDGPNISFQALFYPVTDVNFNTPSYLEYKSGYHLSRDAMIWFWTNYLDNQTTNIKDPLVSPLQASLEQLQGLPPTLVITDENDVLRDEGEAYAHKLMEAGVPVASVRYLGTIHDFMMLNALANTPAAEEAISQAASIINKVLYS